A DNA window from Arachis hypogaea cultivar Tifrunner chromosome 18, arahy.Tifrunner.gnm2.J5K5, whole genome shotgun sequence contains the following coding sequences:
- the LOC112768963 gene encoding nicotianamine synthase, whose amino-acid sequence MASFQSFKFDTQIPSEVLISQIMQLHASISKLESLRPSKQVNSLFTDLVKLCILPSSIEIESLPQDVKIARESLIDLCGRAEGLMELEFSTFISHTPNPMKNLILFPYYGNYVKLANMENKILKDNGVPHPKKVAFVGSGPMPLTSIIMATHHMESTHFDNFDIDEKANEVARTIVASDSGLEKRMKFETHDIMDVKERLSEYDCLFLAALVGMSREAKLKILGHIRKYMKEGGFLLVRSAKGARAFLYPIVEEHDMVDFEVLTVFHPTNDVINSVALLRKPKA is encoded by the exons ATGGCTTCATTCCAAAGCTTCAAATTTGATACCCAAATTCCATCAGAGGTCCTTATATCTCAAATCATGCAACTTCATGCAAGCATCTCCAAGCTAGAATCCCTTAGACCTTCAAAACAAGTCAATAGCCTCTTCACTGACCTAGTGAAACTATGCATCCTCCCTTCATCCATTGAAATTGAGTCTTTACCCCAAGATGTGAAGATAGCTCGCGAGAGCCTCATCGACCTTTGCGGCCGCGCCGAAGGGCTCATGGAGCTTGAGTTCTCAACTTTCATAAGCCACACACCAAACCCTATGAAAAACCTCATACTCTTCCCTTACTATGGCAACTATGTGAAGCTAGCAAACATGGAGAACAAGATCCTCAAGGATAACGGTGTGCCACATCCAAAGAAG GTGGCCTTTGTTGGATCAGGACCAATGCCACTCACTTCCATCATAATGGCCACACACCACATGGAATCAACGCACTTCGACAACTTCGACATCGACGAGAAGGCGAACGAGGTGGCTAGGACGATTGTGGCCTCAGATTCAGGTCTTGAGAAGAGGATGAAGTTTGAAACTCATGACATCATGGATGTGAAAGAGAGGTTGAGCGAATATGATTGCTTATTCTTGGCAGCACTTGTTGGAATGTCAAGAGAAGCAAAACTGAAGATTTTGGGACATATTAGGAAGTACATGAAAGAAGGTGGTTTTTTGCTTGTGAGGAGTGCAAAGGGTGCTAGGGCTTTCTTGTACCCTATTGTTGAAGAACATGACATGGTGGATTTTGAGGTTCTTACCGTATTTCACCCCACAAATGATGTTATCAACTCGGTTGCTCTTCTTCGCAAGCCTAAAGCTTAA